The following proteins come from a genomic window of Cervus canadensis isolate Bull #8, Minnesota chromosome 3, ASM1932006v1, whole genome shotgun sequence:
- the ZC3HAV1L gene encoding zinc finger CCCH-type antiviral protein 1-like, with protein MAEPTVCSFLTKVLCAHGGRMFLQDLRGHVELSEARLQDVLRQAGPDRFLLQEVEVREGPWDAEAEVAAGAGGGGGGPAAWRVVAVSSARLCARYQRGECQACDQLHLCRRHMQGKCPNRDCWSTCTLSHDIHTPVNIQVLKKQGLFGLNEAQLRVLLLQNDPCLLPEVCLLYNKGEALYGYCNLKDKCTKLHVCKSFVRGECRLQKCKRSHQLIHAASLELLQDQELEISSVVNFQIISTYKHMKLHKMLENKDGSASPAEHSQGLEKRGGHVAGAAEARPLVSGPAASAKKPCAGRP; from the exons ATGGCGGAGCCCACCGTGTGTTCCTTCCTCACCAAAGTGCTGTGCGCCCACGGCGGCCGCATGTTCCTGCAGGACCTGCGCGGCCACGTGGAGCTCTCCGAGGCCCGGCTGCAGGACGTGCTGCGCCAGGCCGGGCCCGACCGCTTCCTGCTGCAGGAGGTGGAGGTGCGGGAGGGCCCGTGGGACGCCGAGGCCGAGGTGGCGGccggcgcgggcggcggcggcggcggcccggcgGCCTGGCGGGTGGTGGCCGTGTCCTCCGCGCGCCTCTGCGCCCGCTACCAGCGCGGCGAGTGCCAGGCCTGCGACCAGCTGCACCTCTGCCGCCGCCACATGCAGGGCAAGTGCCCGAATCGCGACTGCTG GTCTACCTGCACCCTTTCTCATGATATCCACACGCCTGTCAACATCCAGGTTCTGAAAAAACAGGGACTGTTTGGTCTCAACGAGGCCCAGCTTCGGGTCCTGCTTTTACAGAATGACCCCTGCCTTCTACCAGAG GTCTGTTTGCTCTACAACAAAGGTGAAGCCCTCTATGGTTACTGCAACCTCAAGGATAAATGCACCAAGTTGCACGTGTGCAAGTCCTTCGTCAGGGGAGAGTGCAGGCTGCAGAAATGCAAGCGGTCCCATCAACTCATTCATGCTGCGTCCCTGGAGCTGCTGCAGGACCAAGAACTGGAGATCTCAAGTGTCGTGAATTTTCAGATCATTTCCACCTACAAGCACATGAAGCTGCACAAGATGCTAGAAAACAAAG ATGGTTCAGCTTCTCCTGCTGAGCATTCCCAGGGCCTTGAGAAACGAGGAGGGCACGTAGCTGGGGCTGCAGAGGCCCGACCTCTGGTCTCTGGCCCTGCTGCGTCGGCCAAGAAGCCGTGTGCTGGCAGACCTTAA